In Streptomyces sp. NBC_00091, the following proteins share a genomic window:
- a CDS encoding TerD family protein, producing MTAELVRGQNHPVPHSRVEVRVSAGTPVLALASLADEQGRLSGPGALAHPGAPASPGLQVPGEFADRHTLALDLDAVAAEVHRIGVLLVLPPGGQLRFGAVQAPHAAVAAPGGAEFAGFTLTGLDAETAVVALELYRRQGAWKVRAVGQGYADGLGALLADGGLAAPEAAELAGAALGGAARTAGGGATRTAGGETARTAGGDRAPAPQTRDLRADRHPGPQAPEPSPEPSGPVPVSGAPYAGTPGPAPAAPGETAPAAGPPTIDYAHPRRRRTSTEAPEPAPRPAPAAEPGRPPVPVAGDASGWSMDERLYNQVWGMFEDLARAVAAYRSAVDFADSRLDRELDEALSDPRHRIGGAGDTARDTARARRDDLVAQARAVLDRDLAQLVAESEVVEPALPAAYARWDNPVWHGQGVPEEGPLALRLGNLSLPEQPGLRIPMLMRVPLERGLWIDNGRTGSEAAMAMDTDRLRRAAMDMAVAHAVRLLAVHPADRFSVHVIDAAGAGAASLAPLVRAGVLAAPPAAGAEGVTRTLAQLTRRVDLVQMAVRAGAPEELPPDVDRAEQLLVVHDFPHGFDDRAVTQLRYLADEGPAVGVHLLMVADRDEASAYGPLLDPLWRSLMRLSPVPDNHLADPWVQHAWTFEPDLPPAGSRVIDQALDRVREARRAAGQ from the coding sequence ATGACGGCCGAACTGGTCCGGGGGCAGAACCACCCCGTGCCCCACAGCCGGGTGGAGGTCAGGGTCTCGGCGGGCACACCGGTGCTCGCCCTGGCATCGCTGGCGGACGAGCAGGGCCGGCTCTCCGGCCCCGGGGCCCTGGCCCATCCGGGCGCCCCGGCCTCCCCCGGGCTTCAGGTGCCCGGGGAGTTCGCCGACCGGCACACCCTGGCCCTCGACCTCGACGCCGTCGCGGCGGAGGTCCACCGGATCGGCGTCCTGCTCGTCCTGCCGCCCGGCGGGCAGCTGCGCTTCGGCGCCGTCCAGGCCCCGCACGCCGCGGTGGCCGCGCCGGGCGGGGCGGAGTTCGCGGGCTTCACCCTCACCGGGCTGGACGCCGAGACCGCGGTGGTGGCCCTGGAGCTCTACCGGCGGCAGGGCGCCTGGAAGGTCCGGGCCGTCGGCCAGGGGTACGCCGACGGGCTCGGCGCCCTGCTCGCCGACGGCGGCCTGGCCGCACCGGAGGCCGCCGAGCTGGCCGGCGCCGCCCTGGGCGGGGCCGCGCGTACCGCCGGCGGCGGGGCCACACGCACCGCCGGCGGCGAGACCGCGCGCACCGCCGGGGGCGACCGCGCGCCCGCCCCGCAGACCCGGGACCTGCGCGCCGACCGGCACCCCGGCCCGCAGGCGCCCGAGCCGTCCCCCGAGCCGTCCGGCCCGGTCCCGGTCTCCGGGGCCCCCTACGCCGGCACCCCCGGCCCCGCGCCCGCCGCCCCGGGGGAGACCGCGCCCGCCGCGGGCCCGCCCACCATCGACTACGCGCACCCGCGCCGTCGCCGCACCAGCACCGAGGCGCCCGAGCCGGCGCCCCGCCCCGCGCCCGCCGCCGAGCCCGGCCGGCCGCCGGTCCCGGTCGCCGGGGACGCCAGCGGCTGGTCCATGGACGAGCGGCTCTACAACCAGGTCTGGGGCATGTTCGAGGACCTGGCCCGGGCCGTGGCCGCCTACCGCAGCGCCGTCGACTTCGCCGACTCCCGGCTCGACCGCGAGCTGGACGAGGCCCTGTCCGACCCGCGCCACCGCATCGGCGGCGCCGGTGACACCGCCCGCGACACCGCCCGGGCCCGCCGTGACGACCTGGTCGCGCAGGCCCGGGCCGTCCTCGACCGGGACCTGGCCCAGCTGGTCGCCGAGTCCGAGGTGGTCGAGCCCGCGCTGCCGGCCGCGTACGCCCGCTGGGACAACCCCGTCTGGCACGGCCAGGGCGTACCCGAGGAGGGCCCGCTGGCGCTGCGCCTGGGCAACCTGAGCCTGCCCGAGCAGCCCGGCCTGCGGATCCCGATGCTGATGCGGGTCCCGCTGGAGCGCGGCCTGTGGATCGACAACGGCCGCACCGGCTCCGAGGCCGCCATGGCCATGGACACCGACCGGCTGCGCCGGGCCGCCATGGACATGGCCGTCGCGCACGCCGTGCGGCTCCTCGCGGTCCACCCCGCGGACCGGTTCTCCGTCCACGTCATCGACGCCGCCGGGGCGGGCGCCGCCTCCCTGGCCCCGCTGGTCCGCGCCGGGGTCCTCGCGGCGCCACCCGCCGCCGGCGCCGAGGGGGTCACCCGGACCCTCGCGCAGCTGACCCGGCGCGTGGACCTCGTACAGATGGCGGTGCGCGCCGGAGCCCCCGAGGAGCTGCCGCCGGATGTGGACCGGGCCGAGCAGCTGCTGGTGGTGCACGACTTCCCGCACGGCTTCGACGACCGGGCCGTCACCCAGCTGCGCTATCTGGCCGACGAGGGCCCGGCGGTCGGGGTGCACCTGCTGATGGTGGCGGACCGTGACGAGGCCTCCGCGTACGGGCCGCTGCTGGACCCGCTGTGGCGTTCGCTGATGCGGCTGTCGCCGGTGCCGGACAACCACCTCGCCGACCCCTGGGTCCAGCACGCCTGGACCTTCGAGCCGGACCTGCCCCCGGCGGGCAGCAGGGTCATCGACCAGGCACTGGACCGGGTGAGGGAGGCCCGGCGCGCCGCCGGGCAGTGA